The following coding sequences are from one Tolumonas lignilytica window:
- the tssC gene encoding type VI secretion system contractile sheath large subunit, whose amino-acid sequence MKLKEHEQAVVMSTHINILDRIIAETKLTPQDEAYDIARRGVSAFIEELLKNKSATEPVKKALVDKMIAAIDEKLGRQVDEILHDARFQQMESAWRGLKLVVDRTDFDQNIKLEVLNVSKEDLLDDFEDAADITHSGLYKHVYTAEYGQFGGEPVGAIIANYAFGPSAPDVKTLQYSASVAAMAHTPFIAAAGPKYFGLESFEGLPNIKDLNDHFDGPQYSKWQSFRETEDSRYVGLTMPRFLLRQPYSPDENPIKSFVYNENVTTTHEHYLWGNSVYAFATRLTESFAKYRWCPNIVGPRSGGAVTDLPLHHFESMGEIETKIPTEILVSDRREYQLAEQGFISLTMRKGSDNAAFFSANSAQKPKFFGTSEDGKKAELNYKLGTQLPYMFVVCRLAHYIKVLQREQIGSWKERTQLENELNKWLRQYVADQENPPAEVRSRRPLRAAQITVEDVDGEPGWYRVGIAVRPHFKFMGADFTLSLVGKLDKE is encoded by the coding sequence ATGAAATTAAAAGAACATGAACAAGCAGTTGTGATGTCGACCCACATTAATATATTGGATCGCATTATTGCCGAAACAAAATTAACACCACAGGATGAAGCCTATGACATCGCTAGGCGTGGTGTCAGTGCATTTATAGAAGAGTTATTAAAAAATAAATCCGCTACTGAACCAGTCAAAAAAGCATTAGTCGATAAAATGATTGCGGCTATTGATGAAAAGTTAGGACGCCAAGTGGATGAGATTTTACATGATGCTCGCTTTCAACAAATGGAATCGGCGTGGCGGGGCCTGAAATTAGTAGTTGATCGGACAGATTTTGACCAAAACATTAAACTGGAAGTCCTTAACGTATCTAAAGAAGATTTATTGGATGATTTTGAGGATGCTGCAGATATTACTCATTCCGGTTTATATAAACATGTCTATACGGCAGAGTATGGGCAATTTGGTGGGGAACCTGTAGGTGCTATTATTGCTAACTATGCATTCGGCCCATCAGCTCCAGATGTGAAAACACTGCAATATTCGGCATCTGTTGCTGCAATGGCTCATACCCCTTTTATAGCAGCAGCTGGCCCTAAATATTTTGGTTTAGAGAGTTTTGAGGGATTGCCAAATATCAAAGACTTAAATGATCATTTTGATGGGCCTCAGTACTCTAAATGGCAAAGTTTCCGCGAAACGGAAGACAGTCGTTACGTTGGTCTGACTATGCCTCGTTTTTTGTTACGACAACCCTACAGTCCTGATGAAAATCCGATTAAATCCTTTGTTTATAACGAAAATGTCACAACCACTCATGAACATTACCTGTGGGGCAATTCAGTCTATGCATTTGCTACACGCCTGACAGAAAGTTTTGCGAAATATCGCTGGTGTCCAAATATTGTCGGGCCACGTTCGGGTGGAGCCGTTACCGATCTCCCTCTGCATCATTTTGAAAGTATGGGAGAAATTGAAACAAAAATTCCGACGGAGATTCTGGTTTCTGATCGCCGAGAGTATCAGTTAGCAGAACAAGGCTTTATTTCTCTGACCATGCGGAAAGGATCGGATAATGCAGCTTTTTTCTCAGCGAATTCAGCACAAAAACCGAAATTTTTCGGTACCAGTGAAGATGGGAAAAAAGCTGAATTGAATTATAAGCTTGGTACGCAGCTACCCTATATGTTTGTTGTTTGCCGTTTAGCTCATTACATCAAAGTATTACAACGAGAACAGATTGGTTCGTGGAAGGAACGGACACAGCTTGAGAATGAATTAAATAAATGGTTGAGGCAATACGTTGCCGATCAAGAGAATCCTCCGGCAGAAGTGCGCAGTCGTCGTCCACTCCGCGCGGCTCAAATTACCGTGGAAGATGTCGATGGGGAACCCGGTTGGTATCGCGTAGGAATCGCGGTACGTCCACATTTCAAGTTTATGGGAGCTGATTTCACTCTTTCTCTGGTTGGAAAACTCGATAAGGAATAA
- the tssB gene encoding type VI secretion system contractile sheath small subunit: protein MTGKEGSVAPKERINVTFKPSSGDGLEELELPLKLMMVGDYTLASDERKLEDRKANNINKNNFNEVLEKHGLTLDLQVPNRLSVDDTQEQMAINLQFKTLKDFDPASLVQQVPEMKALMELRDALVALKGPLGNVPSFRKAIEDVLTNQEARNKVLAELGMADK from the coding sequence ATGACGGGAAAAGAAGGCTCCGTTGCACCGAAGGAGCGAATTAATGTCACATTCAAACCCTCTTCTGGAGATGGTTTGGAAGAGCTTGAATTGCCATTAAAACTGATGATGGTTGGTGATTATACCTTAGCAAGTGATGAACGTAAGCTTGAGGATCGCAAAGCGAACAATATTAATAAAAATAATTTTAATGAAGTATTAGAAAAGCACGGGCTTACTTTGGATCTACAAGTTCCTAATCGTTTGTCTGTAGATGATACGCAGGAGCAAATGGCTATCAATTTACAATTCAAAACATTGAAAGATTTTGATCCTGCCAGCTTGGTACAACAGGTACCTGAAATGAAGGCTCTGATGGAATTACGCGATGCATTAGTAGCATTGAAAGGGCCGCTGGGTAATGTGCCATCATTCAGAAAAGCAATTGAAGACGTACTAACCAATCAAGAAGCCCGAAATAAAGTATTAGCTGAATTGGGTATGGCTGATAAATAA
- the tssA gene encoding type VI secretion system protein TssA — MNISDSTIIDSIMAPIVGHHLCQGDDVRYQADFEIIENEISKLTSCHREHKTDWELIKKIGYDILINHSKDLRVICWFSLAILKTGNEERVVFVFDLLSGFINKYFDVCFPIKLTSRLAVLSWLFDRIEVNTNNFAEKLSKERLLTVINSIESCCELLNLKFGSDAPFLQPKLHELKNILYRKESEVIIPVISKHQTGLASADSISETTITSTVTEENSSIRIARGLQEQSRLLIPWLLNKDLADPRAYLLTRGCAWLQIVSAPIADEQKRTRLKPLPMNKLQEYQQRLIAGEFSTLIPELEISLSKAPFWLDGHYWCAQALEGLGFNQMAEHLRQYLYSFLSKFTSIVELYFDDGTPFASEPTKIWLESDHDLTSNRPDIFSTHSSLNEMPWITAYEVAQNNIVKDRSCLKQEILDLQLMANSVGSMREKVMWLLMLVKLCQQYLRHDLALHILEEIDLLVNQFHIYQWEPALAKDVLLLWLHSLEKGNFKNQKDKISEIKNKLYRMDISIAF; from the coding sequence ATGAATATCAGTGATAGTACTATAATTGATTCTATTATGGCACCAATAGTAGGGCATCACTTGTGTCAAGGTGATGATGTTAGATATCAAGCTGATTTTGAAATTATAGAAAATGAAATCTCCAAGTTGACCAGTTGCCATCGAGAACATAAAACAGATTGGGAGTTAATTAAGAAGATTGGGTATGATATATTGATTAATCATAGTAAAGATTTGCGTGTTATTTGTTGGTTTTCATTGGCAATTTTAAAAACAGGAAATGAAGAAAGGGTTGTTTTTGTTTTTGACTTGCTAAGTGGTTTTATAAATAAATATTTTGATGTTTGCTTTCCCATAAAATTAACATCTAGATTGGCTGTTTTGAGTTGGTTATTTGACCGAATTGAAGTTAATACAAATAACTTTGCGGAAAAGTTATCAAAAGAAAGATTACTAACGGTAATAAATTCTATTGAGTCATGCTGCGAGTTGCTAAATTTAAAATTTGGAAGTGATGCTCCTTTTCTACAACCTAAATTGCACGAATTAAAAAATATATTATATCGAAAAGAATCCGAAGTAATTATACCAGTTATAAGTAAGCATCAAACAGGCTTGGCATCGGCAGATAGTATTTCTGAAACTACCATTACTTCCACAGTTACAGAAGAAAATAGCAGTATTCGTATTGCCCGTGGTTTACAGGAACAATCGCGTCTTCTTATTCCATGGCTTTTGAACAAAGATTTGGCAGATCCAAGGGCCTATCTGCTTACACGTGGTTGTGCATGGTTGCAAATTGTCTCTGCACCTATTGCGGATGAGCAGAAACGTACCAGATTAAAACCACTGCCAATGAATAAATTACAAGAATATCAACAACGTTTAATAGCTGGTGAGTTTTCAACGTTGATTCCTGAATTAGAAATTAGTTTGTCAAAAGCGCCGTTTTGGCTTGATGGTCACTATTGGTGTGCTCAGGCATTGGAAGGATTAGGATTTAATCAGATGGCAGAGCATCTACGTCAGTATTTATATTCTTTCCTGAGTAAATTTACATCAATAGTTGAGCTTTATTTTGACGATGGAACCCCATTTGCTTCTGAACCCACCAAAATATGGTTGGAGTCAGATCACGATTTAACATCAAATCGCCCTGATATTTTTTCTACGCATTCCTCATTGAACGAAATGCCATGGATAACCGCCTATGAAGTGGCGCAGAACAATATTGTAAAAGATCGTTCCTGCCTAAAACAGGAAATTTTAGATCTTCAGCTTATGGCTAATTCAGTAGGTTCTATGCGTGAAAAAGTTATGTGGTTATTAATGTTGGTTAAATTGTGCCAACAATATCTGCGTCATGATCTTGCTTTGCATATTCTGGAGGAAATTGATTTATTGGTTAATCAATTTCACATTTATCAATGGGAGCCTGCTTTGGCTAAGGATGTTTTATTGCTCTGGTTGCATAGTCTGGAGAAGGGAAACTTTAAAAATCAGAAAGACAAAATTAGCGAAATTAAAAATAAACTTTATCGTATGGATATATCCATCGCTTTTTAA
- a CDS encoding pyrimidine/purine nucleoside phosphorylase: MLQVNEYFSGKVKSIGFDNAEQKATVGVMAPGEYEFGTGAPELMVIIRGALTVLLPGEQNWQTFAAGQEFNVPGNSKFQLKVTVDTAYLCEFK; encoded by the coding sequence ATGTTGCAAGTTAATGAATATTTTTCCGGTAAGGTAAAATCTATCGGATTTGATAATGCAGAACAGAAAGCCACTGTTGGTGTTATGGCGCCAGGAGAGTACGAATTTGGTACCGGTGCACCGGAATTAATGGTTATTATCCGAGGAGCATTAACGGTACTACTTCCTGGTGAACAAAATTGGCAAACCTTCGCTGCAGGTCAAGAATTTAATGTTCCAGGTAACAGCAAATTCCAGCTGAAAGTGACCGTTGATACGGCTTATCTATGCGAGTTTAAATAA
- the ybaK gene encoding Cys-tRNA(Pro) deacylase, protein MTPAIRLLKKMGTTFRIHTYQCDVHDDFGKHCAHQLGVEEHKVFKTLLLQHEKHTVTAIVPVNTRLNLKLSAKAIHFKQLTMMLPTDAERVTGYKLGGISPFAQKKTSTTLLDESALSLSSIFVSGGKRGLSIEIAPQELIKLLNATVAPIGD, encoded by the coding sequence ATGACACCAGCAATACGTCTGCTAAAAAAAATGGGAACTACATTCAGAATTCATACGTATCAATGCGATGTCCACGATGATTTTGGAAAGCATTGTGCACATCAGCTAGGTGTAGAAGAACATAAAGTTTTCAAGACACTTTTGCTCCAGCATGAGAAACATACCGTAACCGCAATTGTTCCTGTAAATACACGCCTCAATCTGAAATTATCAGCCAAAGCGATACATTTTAAACAACTAACCATGATGCTACCAACGGACGCAGAACGCGTAACAGGTTATAAATTGGGCGGAATAAGTCCATTTGCGCAAAAAAAAACATCCACAACCCTTTTGGATGAAAGTGCATTATCTCTTTCATCTATTTTTGTCAGTGGTGGTAAACGAGGCTTATCTATCGAGATTGCCCCCCAAGAGCTCATTAAGCTATTGAACGCAACAGTAGCTCCAATAGGAGACTGA
- a CDS encoding GGDEF domain-containing protein — protein MKQLTMGSDSFLSFVRQAIIVACSVHSVFILLFSILKIPVLIVTNIGSLLLYAAAIWLIASSSFRAIATLFWIDLAGHALISSEVLGWYSGFHFYLLMLIPMCFLYTSCSQTKRIYLIELIILFYLVLDYHSYSKPAMVELSPLFLELMRYANMTIAIGGLTYQIHMYKTLLQQDVSSTESSLTDQLTGLHNRYAILNKIDELFSSSSHTRQPMALVIADIDHFKLLNEQYGQATGDDVLVYVAQILHASVRHNDRASRWGGSEFLLLLPGGSLDSAEKIALRAQKKLSTEPFNVKGKSISVSMTFGVAELLPDEDFNQCLIRADIALQRGKQNGRNRIELASENDAVAASV, from the coding sequence ATGAAACAGCTAACGATGGGTTCGGATTCTTTTCTTTCATTTGTACGCCAAGCGATCATTGTTGCTTGTTCCGTTCATTCTGTTTTCATACTACTGTTCTCTATCTTGAAAATTCCGGTACTGATTGTCACAAATATTGGTAGCTTGCTGCTTTATGCGGCTGCGATATGGCTTATCGCCTCTTCTTCATTTAGAGCTATAGCCACTTTATTCTGGATTGATCTCGCGGGTCATGCCCTGATCTCCAGTGAAGTCCTTGGATGGTATTCAGGTTTTCACTTCTATTTGCTAATGCTGATCCCCATGTGTTTTCTGTATACGAGTTGTAGTCAGACCAAGCGAATTTATCTGATTGAACTCATTATTTTGTTTTACCTGGTGTTGGATTATCACTCTTATAGCAAGCCAGCCATGGTTGAGTTATCGCCCCTTTTTCTCGAATTGATGCGCTACGCAAACATGACCATTGCCATTGGTGGGCTTACTTACCAAATCCATATGTATAAAACCTTGTTACAACAAGATGTCTCCTCTACCGAATCGTCTTTAACTGATCAATTAACCGGATTACATAATCGCTATGCCATTTTGAACAAGATTGATGAGTTGTTTTCATCCTCTTCACATACCCGTCAACCCATGGCATTAGTGATTGCAGATATTGATCACTTTAAATTACTCAATGAACAATATGGCCAAGCCACAGGAGATGATGTTCTGGTCTATGTCGCTCAGATATTACATGCATCGGTTCGTCACAATGATCGCGCCTCGCGCTGGGGCGGCAGTGAGTTTCTATTGTTATTACCGGGTGGCTCTCTTGATTCCGCAGAGAAAATAGCACTGAGAGCACAGAAAAAATTATCAACCGAACCGTTTAATGTAAAAGGAAAGAGTATTTCGGTTTCTATGACATTTGGTGTCGCTGAGTTATTACCTGATGAGGATTTTAATCAATGCCTGATCCGTGCTGACATCGCATTGCAGAGAGGGAAACAAAATGGGCGTAACCGGATCGAGTTGGCATCTGAAAATGATGCCGTGGCCGCATCTGTCTGA
- a CDS encoding dicarboxylate/amino acid:cation symporter, translated as MKMNKLTAMILISMLVGILTGYLYRANVADPSSIASFASNISILTDIFLRLIKMIIAPLVFSTLVVGIAKMGDSSTVGRVGMKSMAWFMTASLVSLTLGLIMVNLLKPGVGLNLPLPDISAKSGISAAAITLKDFVTHAIPKSVVEAMATNEILQLVVFSLFFGVAAAGLGQKAKPVVDVMESIANIMLKVTGYVMNFAPFAVFGAISALIAKQGLGILLTYGTFVTEVYGSILILWVLLLLMGSVFLGSRVLGLPKFIREPILLAFSTASSEAAYPKTLQGLKRFGCSEKISSFVLPVGYSFNLDGSMMYCTFATMFIAQAYGMEISISQQITMLLLLMVTSKGMAGVPRASLVVIAAAMAQFHIPEAGLLLLLGVDHFLDMARSATNVVGNAIASSVVAKLEGELTAAQEGDELLDDTVLVEDQVTN; from the coding sequence ATGAAAATGAATAAACTGACAGCCATGATCCTGATCAGTATGTTGGTGGGGATTCTCACTGGCTACTTGTATCGGGCTAATGTGGCTGATCCTTCCTCGATTGCCTCGTTTGCATCAAACATTTCAATTCTGACCGATATCTTTTTGCGTCTGATCAAAATGATTATCGCTCCCTTGGTCTTTTCTACCTTAGTTGTAGGCATTGCCAAAATGGGTGATAGCAGCACGGTGGGGCGCGTAGGTATGAAGTCTATGGCTTGGTTCATGACCGCGTCACTGGTTTCTCTGACACTGGGCCTCATCATGGTCAATTTGTTGAAACCTGGTGTTGGTCTGAATTTGCCATTACCTGATATTTCAGCAAAATCAGGGATCAGTGCCGCAGCCATTACGTTGAAAGACTTTGTCACGCATGCGATTCCTAAAAGTGTTGTGGAAGCCATGGCGACCAATGAAATTCTGCAGCTAGTCGTTTTTTCGCTCTTTTTTGGTGTGGCCGCCGCTGGGCTGGGACAAAAAGCGAAGCCTGTGGTTGATGTCATGGAAAGCATTGCCAACATCATGTTGAAGGTGACCGGATATGTGATGAATTTTGCGCCATTTGCCGTCTTTGGTGCGATATCCGCGCTGATCGCCAAGCAGGGACTGGGTATCCTGCTGACTTATGGCACATTCGTTACGGAAGTCTACGGTTCGATTCTCATCCTTTGGGTCTTATTGCTGTTGATGGGAAGTGTATTCTTGGGAAGTCGTGTTTTGGGTTTACCGAAATTTATTCGTGAACCTATCCTCCTCGCTTTTTCTACTGCCAGTTCAGAAGCGGCTTACCCGAAAACACTGCAGGGTCTGAAACGTTTTGGCTGCTCAGAAAAAATCTCCAGTTTTGTATTGCCTGTGGGTTATTCCTTTAATCTGGATGGATCCATGATGTATTGCACCTTTGCGACGATGTTTATCGCTCAGGCTTACGGCATGGAGATTTCGATCAGCCAACAAATCACAATGCTGTTATTGCTGATGGTGACCTCCAAAGGGATGGCCGGGGTTCCACGTGCTTCTCTGGTCGTGATTGCTGCAGCGATGGCGCAGTTCCATATTCCAGAAGCGGGTTTATTACTGTTGCTCGGCGTGGATCATTTCTTGGATATGGCTCGTTCTGCGACCAATGTGGTCGGCAACGCGATTGCCTCTTCTGTGGTGGCTAAATTGGAAGGGGAATTAACTGCTGCACAGGAAGGCGATGAATTACTGGATGATACCGTTTTAGTTGAAGACCAGGTTACCAACTAA
- a CDS encoding YicC/YloC family endoribonuclease produces MIHSMTGYARKEFKGDWGTAVWEIRSVNQRYLETYFRLPESFRNLEAVLRERFRQGLERGKIECNLRFESQVSQGQLQVNEALAEQLIDNALWVIDRAGQGQLNPVDILRWPGVMEGEEQDMDALNVTLLAAFDEVFKAFIAARRSEGDKLKLLLEQRLESVAGEAAKVRAHMPAILNWQRQRLLDRLAEAKVELDPARVEQEIVLLAQKIDVAEELDRLDMHVTETHKIISKGGACGRRLDFMMQEFNRESNTLASKSINAEVTQAAVELKVLIEQMREQIQNIE; encoded by the coding sequence ATGATCCATAGTATGACCGGTTACGCCCGCAAAGAATTCAAAGGCGACTGGGGAACGGCAGTCTGGGAAATCCGCTCCGTCAACCAGCGCTATCTGGAAACCTATTTCCGTCTACCCGAATCATTCCGTAATTTGGAGGCGGTATTGCGTGAGCGTTTCCGTCAAGGTTTGGAACGCGGCAAGATAGAGTGCAACCTGCGCTTTGAAAGCCAGGTCAGTCAGGGACAATTGCAAGTCAACGAGGCGCTTGCAGAGCAGCTGATTGATAATGCGCTATGGGTGATTGATCGTGCCGGGCAGGGGCAGCTGAACCCCGTGGATATTTTGCGCTGGCCGGGCGTAATGGAAGGTGAAGAGCAAGATATGGATGCGCTGAATGTCACCCTGTTGGCGGCATTTGATGAGGTCTTTAAGGCGTTTATCGCGGCTCGACGTTCCGAAGGCGACAAATTAAAACTGTTGTTGGAACAGCGTCTGGAAAGTGTTGCCGGTGAAGCGGCGAAAGTGCGGGCGCATATGCCGGCGATCCTGAACTGGCAGCGCCAGCGCCTACTCGACCGTCTGGCTGAAGCCAAGGTGGAGCTGGATCCTGCCCGCGTGGAACAGGAAATCGTCTTGTTGGCTCAGAAGATCGATGTTGCCGAAGAGCTGGATCGTCTTGACATGCATGTGACCGAAACCCACAAGATCATCAGCAAGGGTGGTGCCTGCGGACGTCGTCTGGATTTCATGATGCAGGAATTTAACCGGGAATCGAACACGTTAGCATCCAAATCAATTAATGCGGAAGTAACCCAAGCAGCGGTGGAGCTGAAAGTGCTGATTGAACAGATGCGTGAACAGATCCAAAACATTGAATAG
- the rph gene encoding ribonuclease PH → MMRPSGRTPEQLRPITITRQYTCHAEGSVLVEFGRTKVLCTATVADGVPRFLKGKGQGWITAEYGMLPRSTHSRMNREAASGKQGGRTLEIQRLIARSLRAAVDLTKLGEYTITVDCDVLQADGGTRTASITGACVALVDALNWMLEKGVIKNNPMNFMVAAVSVGIYDGVPVCDLDYDEDSSAETDMNLVMTETGKMIEIQGTAEGEPFSQEELMQLLELGKQGIQQIIQQQHQALA, encoded by the coding sequence ATCATGCGCCCAAGCGGAAGAACGCCGGAACAACTGCGTCCCATCACTATTACTCGTCAATATACCTGCCATGCGGAAGGCTCCGTGCTGGTTGAGTTTGGTCGCACCAAAGTGCTTTGTACCGCCACTGTTGCCGATGGGGTCCCGCGCTTTCTGAAAGGGAAAGGCCAAGGCTGGATCACCGCTGAATATGGCATGTTACCGCGCTCAACACATTCCCGAATGAACCGCGAGGCCGCTTCTGGTAAACAGGGTGGCCGGACACTGGAAATCCAGCGGTTAATTGCCCGTTCACTGCGTGCCGCCGTCGATCTCACCAAGCTCGGCGAATATACCATCACCGTGGACTGTGATGTATTGCAGGCCGATGGCGGCACCCGTACTGCGTCCATTACTGGCGCCTGTGTGGCTCTGGTGGACGCATTGAACTGGATGCTGGAAAAAGGCGTTATTAAAAACAATCCGATGAATTTCATGGTCGCGGCCGTGTCAGTCGGCATTTATGACGGTGTACCGGTTTGCGATTTGGATTATGACGAAGATTCCAGCGCCGAAACGGACATGAATCTGGTAATGACAGAAACCGGCAAAATGATTGAAATTCAGGGTACCGCCGAAGGCGAACCTTTCTCGCAGGAAGAACTCATGCAACTGCTGGAATTGGGTAAACAGGGTATTCAGCAGATTATTCAGCAGCAACATCAAGCACTGGCTTAA
- the pyrE gene encoding orotate phosphoribosyltransferase: MKAYQREFIEFALEKQVLKFGEFTLKSGRKSPYFFNAGLFNSGRDLAKLGRYYAAALVDSAISYNVLFGPAYKGIPIASATAVQLAELHDQDVPWCFNRKEAKDHGEGGNLVGSPLKGRIMLVDDVITAGTAIRESMDLIQANGAELAGVLIALDRQEKGKGELSAIQEVQRDYHAPVIAIITLGDLISYLETQPEMAEHLEKVKEYRATYGV, translated from the coding sequence ATGAAGGCATATCAGCGCGAGTTTATTGAATTTGCTCTGGAAAAACAGGTTCTGAAATTTGGTGAATTTACCCTGAAATCAGGCCGTAAAAGCCCCTATTTCTTCAATGCCGGTTTATTTAATTCAGGCCGTGATCTGGCGAAATTAGGCCGTTACTATGCCGCTGCGCTGGTTGATAGCGCGATCAGTTACAACGTGCTGTTCGGTCCGGCCTATAAAGGGATCCCGATTGCCTCGGCAACTGCCGTACAGTTAGCGGAATTGCACGATCAGGATGTACCCTGGTGTTTTAACCGCAAAGAAGCCAAAGATCATGGTGAAGGTGGCAATCTTGTTGGCAGCCCGTTGAAAGGCCGGATCATGCTGGTTGATGATGTGATCACCGCTGGCACCGCCATTCGTGAATCGATGGATCTGATCCAGGCCAATGGTGCAGAGCTGGCCGGAGTATTAATTGCACTGGATCGTCAGGAAAAAGGCAAAGGGGAACTGTCTGCCATTCAGGAAGTACAGCGCGATTATCATGCGCCGGTGATCGCGATCATCACTCTGGGTGACTTAATCAGTTATCTGGAAACGCAGCCGGAAATGGCTGAGCATTTGGAAAAAGTAAAAGAATACCGCGCAACTTATGGCGTTTGA
- the dut gene encoding dUTP diphosphatase, which translates to MKQIELKILDARIGNEFPLPEYATPGSAGLDLRACLDAAVELAPGETQLIPTGLAIHIADPGLCATILPRSGLGHKHGIVLGNLVGLIDSDYQGQLMVSVWNRGQVTFTIQPGERIAQLVFMPVVQATFAVVDEFDASERGEGGFGSSGRH; encoded by the coding sequence ATGAAACAAATTGAACTGAAAATCCTCGATGCTCGCATCGGTAATGAATTTCCTTTGCCGGAATACGCAACCCCCGGCTCTGCGGGTTTAGATTTACGTGCTTGTCTGGATGCCGCTGTAGAGCTGGCTCCGGGTGAAACACAACTGATCCCAACCGGGCTGGCCATTCATATCGCTGATCCGGGGCTTTGTGCCACCATTCTGCCTCGGTCCGGTTTAGGTCATAAACACGGTATCGTACTGGGTAATTTGGTGGGTCTGATTGATTCTGATTATCAGGGGCAACTGATGGTGTCAGTCTGGAATCGGGGTCAGGTGACATTTACCATTCAGCCGGGCGAGCGCATTGCCCAACTGGTATTTATGCCGGTAGTGCAGGCGACATTTGCGGTGGTTGATGAATTTGATGCTTCTGAACGTGGCGAAGGTGGTTTTGGTTCGTCAGGACGTCATTGA
- the coaBC gene encoding bifunctional phosphopantothenoylcysteine decarboxylase/phosphopantothenate--cysteine ligase CoaBC: protein MQLQDKRILLGVTGGIAAYKAAEIVRRLREQGAEVRVVMTDAAKEFITPLTLQAVSGHMVANSMFDPQAEAGMGHIELAKWADLVLIAPATANVISRLTTGMGDELLTTLCLASPSPLAIAPAMNMQMYLHAATQSNLQVLAQRGVQIWGPGIGSQACGDVGPGRMLDPVDIVAEVIRFFQSAAYPELSFLITAGPTREAIDPVRFISNHSSGKMGFAVAAAAAALGAKVTLVAGPVNLPTPKGVVRIDVESALEMQAAVEAQVAEHQIFIGCAAVADYRMVAVAPQKMKKQADSDTMTLELVKNPDIIAGVARRTNKPFVVGFAAETQDVARYAQDKLQRKGLDMIAANDVSRADQGFNADQNALTVFWADGQQELPLASKQQVAQQLISLIIKHYQHETN from the coding sequence ATGCAATTACAAGATAAACGGATCCTGCTCGGTGTCACCGGTGGGATCGCGGCTTATAAAGCGGCAGAAATTGTTCGCCGTCTGCGGGAACAAGGAGCGGAAGTTAGGGTCGTGATGACGGACGCTGCCAAAGAATTCATTACGCCGCTGACGTTACAGGCTGTCTCCGGCCATATGGTGGCGAACAGCATGTTTGATCCGCAGGCGGAAGCGGGGATGGGTCATATCGAACTGGCCAAATGGGCCGATTTGGTCTTGATTGCCCCGGCCACCGCGAATGTGATCTCCCGTCTGACCACCGGCATGGGCGATGAGTTGCTAACCACGCTGTGTCTCGCGAGTCCTTCACCGCTGGCGATTGCACCAGCGATGAATATGCAAATGTATCTGCATGCGGCGACGCAAAGTAATCTGCAAGTGTTGGCACAACGCGGTGTGCAGATCTGGGGGCCAGGTATTGGCAGCCAGGCTTGTGGCGATGTGGGGCCGGGGCGGATGCTGGATCCGGTTGATATTGTTGCGGAAGTTATCCGTTTCTTTCAATCGGCTGCCTATCCTGAATTGTCGTTTTTGATCACGGCAGGGCCAACGCGTGAAGCGATTGATCCGGTGCGTTTTATCAGTAACCACAGCTCGGGCAAAATGGGCTTTGCCGTCGCAGCCGCAGCCGCAGCATTAGGTGCAAAGGTGACATTGGTTGCCGGCCCGGTGAATCTGCCTACACCCAAAGGGGTGGTGCGTATTGACGTGGAAAGTGCGCTGGAGATGCAGGCCGCCGTCGAGGCGCAGGTAGCGGAACATCAGATTTTTATCGGTTGTGCTGCCGTGGCGGATTACCGGATGGTCGCCGTGGCACCACAGAAAATGAAAAAACAGGCTGACAGTGACACCATGACGTTGGAGTTGGTTAAAAATCCAGACATTATCGCAGGTGTGGCAAGGCGCACGAATAAACCGTTTGTGGTAGGCTTCGCTGCCGAAACACAGGACGTGGCCCGCTATGCACAGGATAAATTGCAACGCAAAGGGCTCGATATGATCGCAGCCAATGATGTCAGCCGCGCAGACCAAGGCTTTAATGCCGACCAGAATGCACTGACCGTATTCTGGGCCGATGGTCAGCAGGAACTGCCACTGGCCAGTAAACAGCAGGTTGCACAGCAACTTATTTCATTAATTATTAAGCACTATCAACATGAAACAAATTGA